The Thermoplasmataceae archaeon genome has a segment encoding these proteins:
- the guaB gene encoding IMP dehydrogenase, which produces MFEEKFQKVKEGFTFDDVLLIPSKAFVEPRDVDVSSQLTRNIKLKVPILSSPMDTVTEAEMAIAMARYGGIGVIHRNMSTNEQILLVRQVKREESIIIRDVHTVDPDTPLEVVRSIMRNKHIGGLPVVSGEKLVGIVTKRDIEFADSSKKSVSDIMVSKVISAHDNISIKEATEILFKNRIEKLPLIDAKGRLVGLITAKDIFTRERFPDATRDEEGKLMVAASVGPFDIDRAINLEKEGVDMIVVDTAHAHNQNVLESVKKMRKSIDVDLVAGNIATGTAAEDLISLNVDGLRVGIGPGSICTTRIIAGIGVPQLTAVSEVADVAEKHGVPVISDGGIRYSGDIVKAFASGANSVMIGSLFAGTDESPGAEMIINGRKYKSYRGMGSIGAIQKGASDRYGKLGQNKFVAEGVEGAVPYRGKVHEVLFQLVGGLKSGMGYSGAKDIDDLRKNSRFIKITSSGLRESHPHDIRVLTEPPNYQNYQI; this is translated from the coding sequence ATGTTTGAGGAAAAGTTCCAGAAGGTGAAAGAAGGTTTCACTTTCGACGACGTTTTGCTGATACCATCCAAAGCTTTTGTTGAACCCAGGGATGTTGATGTATCATCTCAACTGACCAGAAACATAAAGCTCAAAGTCCCGATATTAAGTTCTCCAATGGATACCGTAACGGAGGCTGAGATGGCTATTGCAATGGCAAGATACGGCGGTATCGGCGTGATCCACAGGAACATGTCAACAAACGAACAGATTCTACTGGTAAGGCAGGTTAAGCGGGAAGAATCTATTATTATCAGGGACGTCCACACAGTCGATCCTGATACGCCTCTTGAGGTCGTAAGGAGCATAATGAGGAATAAACACATCGGGGGCCTTCCCGTAGTCAGTGGAGAAAAACTGGTTGGAATTGTGACCAAGAGGGATATTGAGTTCGCCGATTCGAGTAAGAAGAGTGTGTCAGATATCATGGTGAGCAAGGTTATCTCCGCCCATGACAACATTTCAATCAAGGAAGCCACTGAGATCCTTTTCAAGAACCGCATCGAGAAGCTTCCTCTCATAGACGCCAAGGGAAGGCTTGTTGGCCTTATAACCGCAAAAGACATTTTCACACGAGAGAGATTCCCGGATGCGACAAGAGACGAAGAGGGAAAACTGATGGTTGCTGCGTCTGTGGGGCCATTTGATATTGACCGTGCGATAAACCTTGAGAAGGAGGGCGTGGACATGATCGTCGTGGATACTGCTCACGCCCACAATCAAAATGTACTTGAAAGTGTAAAGAAGATGAGAAAGAGCATCGACGTTGATCTGGTTGCGGGAAATATAGCAACGGGAACAGCAGCAGAAGACCTGATTTCCCTAAATGTGGATGGTCTCAGGGTCGGGATTGGGCCTGGATCAATTTGTACAACCAGGATAATAGCTGGAATCGGAGTTCCCCAGTTGACTGCAGTATCGGAAGTAGCTGATGTGGCTGAAAAGCATGGAGTGCCAGTAATCTCCGACGGTGGAATCAGATACTCAGGAGACATAGTCAAGGCCTTTGCCTCTGGGGCAAATTCAGTCATGATCGGATCGCTTTTCGCTGGAACCGATGAAAGCCCGGGAGCAGAAATGATAATCAATGGAAGGAAATACAAATCTTACAGGGGCATGGGTTCCATAGGGGCTATACAGAAAGGGGCATCTGACAGATACGGAAAGCTGGGCCAGAACAAGTTCGTTGCCGAAGGCGTCGAGGGTGCCGTTCCGTACAGAGGGAAAGTGCATGAAGTTCTTTTCCAGCTTGTGGGTGGATTAAAATCCGGGATGGGTTACTCTGGAGCGAAGGATATTGACGATCTCAGGAAAAACTCCCGCTTTATAAAAATCACATCAAGCGGACTGAGAGAAAGCCATCCACATGACATAAGGGTCCTCACAGAACCGCCTAACTACCAGAATTATCAGATTTAG
- a CDS encoding MqnA/MqnD/SBP family protein, translating to MIGLINFRHSDPLARSLKSGSFIRDHPKAILSQVLDGRLDCGMVSLVSYLENNRELGIMETANIHSLSNTLSTLLISNGGGLYNGMKIAVTSHTRTTEFYLERVLEKLGFSYSQMASSKTTAADLLSEADHALIIGDEAIRVFSGTDRILLDVGYEFSRLYSKPPVYAVSVYRKDRDFPAEDFEVLQDSVRRAPESRKVSVSETVEALGVSTGIVEAYYRYIRYDFNRSVRDTIDYVSRNVLGKS from the coding sequence ATGATAGGACTCATCAATTTCAGACATTCTGACCCTCTCGCCAGATCCCTTAAGAGCGGCAGTTTCATTAGAGATCATCCCAAAGCCATTCTTTCACAGGTGCTGGATGGAAGATTGGATTGCGGAATGGTATCACTTGTTTCATATCTCGAAAACAACCGTGAACTTGGAATTATGGAAACCGCGAATATTCATTCACTTTCGAACACACTTTCAACTCTTCTGATATCCAATGGTGGTGGTCTTTACAATGGCATGAAGATCGCTGTCACATCCCACACGAGGACAACAGAATTTTATCTTGAGCGGGTTCTTGAAAAACTCGGGTTTTCATACAGCCAAATGGCGTCATCAAAGACCACGGCCGCTGATCTTCTTTCCGAGGCGGATCACGCGCTTATCATAGGTGACGAAGCCATTAGGGTGTTTTCAGGAACAGACCGGATACTTCTCGACGTAGGATATGAGTTCTCAAGGCTGTATTCAAAGCCGCCGGTTTATGCGGTGTCTGTATACAGGAAGGATCGTGATTTTCCGGCGGAAGACTTTGAAGTCCTGCAGGACAGTGTCAGGAGGGCACCGGAATCCCGGAAAGTTTCCGTATCAGAAACCGTAGAGGCTCTTGGCGTATCCACTGGTATTGTAGAAGCTTATTACCGGTATATAAGATATGATTTCAACAGATCTGTGAGGGACACCATAGATTACGTGAGCAGGAACGTTTTAGGTAAAAGCTGA
- a CDS encoding radical SAM protein, which translates to METVQAYRYRYWEETLRNDPLISPKECGRLMEDLSLYDLMTLANSLTTAQVGDVVSYAISYNINYSNYCAASCPICAFYVPAKLRGKTDRGYELSLEDVRKEMQKAKGIGATEIHIVGGFNPYLPVEYYEGIFRTVKHEMPEITLKALTIPEIDYIARIHGLSIRELVSRLHEAGMDAHTGGGAEIFDPEVRKVVTTKEKISGEKWLEDAQIIHSMGIMGNSTITYGHVETFGNIIDHLVKLRDSQISQPGFLSIVPLKFSPDNTPLQKMGKVKMPASGELDLKVIAMARIIAGAYIRNISVYWVSIGKELAQVALNGGGSDLVGTAYSEKIFGATDRREVTTSEELDHLIREAGKIPAQRDTFYNIMRYS; encoded by the coding sequence ATGGAAACGGTCCAGGCATATCGCTACAGGTACTGGGAAGAAACACTCAGAAACGATCCACTCATTTCACCAAAGGAATGCGGGCGCCTGATGGAAGACCTTTCCCTATATGACCTGATGACGCTTGCCAATTCGTTAACTACTGCGCAGGTGGGGGATGTTGTCTCTTACGCCATTTCCTACAATATCAATTATTCAAACTATTGCGCCGCATCATGCCCAATCTGTGCTTTCTATGTCCCAGCGAAGCTCAGGGGGAAAACAGACAGAGGTTATGAACTGAGCCTCGAGGATGTCAGAAAAGAAATGCAGAAAGCCAAGGGCATAGGTGCCACTGAGATCCACATTGTCGGGGGATTCAATCCATACCTTCCCGTTGAATATTACGAAGGTATTTTCAGAACGGTCAAGCATGAGATGCCGGAAATCACATTAAAAGCCCTGACCATACCGGAGATCGACTACATAGCGAGGATCCACGGGCTTTCCATCAGGGAACTTGTCTCAAGGTTACATGAAGCTGGAATGGACGCTCACACTGGAGGTGGAGCGGAGATATTTGATCCTGAAGTGAGGAAGGTTGTAACCACGAAGGAGAAGATATCCGGAGAGAAATGGCTCGAGGATGCCCAGATCATTCATAGCATGGGCATCATGGGTAACTCGACCATCACATATGGCCATGTGGAAACATTTGGCAACATCATTGACCACCTCGTGAAATTGCGTGACAGCCAGATTTCCCAGCCAGGATTTCTCTCAATTGTTCCCCTAAAATTCAGCCCGGACAATACGCCCCTGCAGAAGATGGGTAAGGTGAAGATGCCTGCATCCGGGGAGCTAGATCTCAAGGTTATTGCAATGGCTCGCATAATCGCTGGCGCTTACATCAGGAATATTAGCGTTTATTGGGTCTCCATAGGGAAAGAGCTGGCCCAGGTCGCGCTTAACGGCGGCGGCAGCGATCTTGTTGGCACCGCGTACAGTGAGAAGATATTCGGCGCAACTGACCGCCGTGAGGTTACTACGTCAGAGGAACTCGATCATCTCATCAGGGAGGCAGGCAAAATTCCGGCACAGAGAGATACGTTCTACAACATCATGAGATATTCCTGA
- a CDS encoding CofH family radical SAM protein: protein MISSPQTLNQIAEKVKNGEDLDREDIIFMYDEADLNMLGKLARSITDGISGRKVSFVSNMILNYTNICNVRCNFCAFYRTGKESDSYILTKEQVIERIRPLYEDVGITQLLIQGGVNPDLDLDYYTKMFDLIHRTYPRLGIHGLSTSEIAFISRKSKMSVSDLLKVLVKSGMESIPGAGAEIFSDEVRKVLGRPLGSGNQWLSIMEEAHKLGIRTSSTMMFGHVEESRHKADHLLSILALQKKYHGFLSFTPWNFEPGNTKLQETAGIRYRVGGMDVLRNIAIARIVFNRDLPVIQSSWLTNGIQMGQMAILFGANDWGGTIYDEKVIPATGKPVGNLRKDIIINSIKQIGMIPVERDNMYRNIAAGD, encoded by the coding sequence ATGATATCTTCCCCACAGACGCTGAATCAAATAGCGGAGAAAGTCAAAAACGGTGAAGATCTGGACCGTGAAGACATAATCTTCATGTACGACGAAGCGGACCTCAACATGCTCGGGAAGCTGGCCAGATCCATAACTGATGGAATAAGCGGCAGGAAAGTTTCCTTTGTTTCCAACATGATACTGAATTATACTAACATATGCAACGTGAGGTGCAATTTCTGTGCATTCTACAGGACCGGAAAGGAAAGTGATTCATACATCCTTACAAAGGAGCAGGTGATTGAAAGGATCAGGCCCCTATACGAAGACGTCGGCATTACGCAACTCCTGATCCAGGGAGGGGTTAATCCCGATCTAGATCTTGATTACTACACGAAAATGTTCGACCTGATTCACCGAACCTATCCAAGGCTGGGCATACACGGGCTTTCGACCTCGGAGATAGCGTTTATCTCTAGGAAGTCAAAGATGAGTGTCAGCGATCTCCTAAAAGTGCTTGTCAAGAGCGGCATGGAAAGCATCCCGGGAGCCGGGGCAGAAATTTTCTCGGACGAAGTCCGCAAGGTTCTCGGCAGGCCACTTGGCAGCGGCAACCAGTGGCTTTCCATAATGGAAGAAGCACACAAGTTAGGCATCAGGACCTCCTCAACCATGATGTTCGGGCATGTGGAGGAGAGCAGGCACAAGGCGGATCACCTTCTTTCCATACTGGCATTGCAGAAGAAATATCATGGGTTCCTCTCCTTTACCCCCTGGAATTTCGAGCCGGGAAACACGAAACTCCAGGAAACTGCTGGCATAAGGTACAGGGTCGGAGGAATGGACGTCCTGCGTAACATCGCTATAGCGAGGATAGTCTTCAACAGAGACCTTCCTGTTATACAGAGCTCCTGGCTCACGAATGGGATTCAGATGGGACAGATGGCTATTCTGTTCGGTGCAAACGACTGGGGAGGAACAATATACGATGAAAAGGTTATACCGGCAACTGGAAAGCCTGTGGGAAACCTAAGGAAGGACATAATTATTAACAGCATAAAACAGATAGGCATGATACCGGTAGAGCGAGACAATATGTACCGCAACATTGCTGCCGGCGACTGA
- the truD gene encoding tRNA pseudouridine(13) synthase TruD gives MDEKYGVEGFVSDLPCIDGRIKDSPEDFIVEEIPVEMQRADPGKFLILKVRLREWDTNRFLIELSRQLGVSRKRITYAGTKDKFAVTTQYFCINTESKAETFKAADAEILDSFRSDHMIRLGDLRGNRFTIRISGENEPSDLSDAIMPVYEQVNARGGFPNFFGPQRFGSIRSNTHTIGKLLVKGEYESAVRRYIYDPDYDTDDFRVQFNIHNDPVQALKEFPLHLHYERSLLGYMAEHGGAEGAFSNLPKNLSIMFVHAYQSYLFNRMLSMRLGMLGNLATAVEGDFVLPVDRLFNPAGDPVKVTRFNIDKLNSMAVQGRVRPLMQLFGYHSEFTGGETGEIEHKVLELEGVDPSEFFIKGHPELSSTGSKRVTSFMPADFSISSGRTLTFSLGRGIYATSLTREILKKF, from the coding sequence ATGGATGAGAAGTATGGCGTAGAAGGCTTTGTCTCAGACCTGCCATGCATAGATGGCCGAATTAAGGATTCACCTGAAGATTTCATAGTAGAAGAAATACCGGTTGAAATGCAGAGGGCGGACCCAGGGAAATTCCTGATACTCAAAGTAAGGCTTCGCGAGTGGGATACGAATCGGTTTCTTATAGAGCTGTCAAGGCAGCTGGGCGTAAGCCGCAAGAGGATAACTTACGCAGGAACAAAGGACAAATTTGCCGTTACAACACAGTATTTCTGCATAAATACTGAGAGCAAAGCAGAAACATTCAAGGCAGCCGATGCTGAGATACTGGACTCTTTCAGGTCTGATCACATGATCAGGCTCGGAGACCTGAGAGGCAACAGATTCACGATAAGGATATCGGGAGAAAACGAACCAAGCGATCTTTCAGACGCCATAATGCCAGTTTACGAACAGGTGAATGCTAGGGGAGGTTTTCCCAACTTTTTCGGGCCACAGAGGTTTGGATCAATAAGATCAAATACCCATACCATAGGAAAGCTGCTCGTGAAAGGCGAATACGAATCCGCGGTCCGAAGGTACATTTACGACCCGGATTATGATACAGATGATTTTCGCGTCCAGTTCAACATTCACAACGATCCTGTGCAGGCGTTGAAGGAGTTCCCGTTGCATCTCCATTACGAACGTTCTCTTCTGGGGTACATGGCAGAACATGGTGGTGCAGAAGGCGCATTTTCAAATCTCCCCAAGAATCTGTCTATCATGTTTGTTCATGCCTATCAGTCGTATCTGTTCAATCGCATGCTTTCCATGAGGCTGGGGATGTTGGGTAATCTTGCCACAGCCGTTGAGGGGGATTTTGTGTTGCCTGTAGACCGCCTTTTCAATCCTGCGGGAGACCCGGTAAAGGTCACTCGCTTTAACATCGATAAATTGAATTCAATGGCAGTCCAAGGGAGAGTGAGGCCTCTCATGCAGCTTTTCGGCTACCATAGCGAGTTTACAGGGGGCGAGACTGGGGAGATTGAGCATAAAGTTCTGGAGCTGGAGGGGGTTGACCCGAGCGAATTCTTCATAAAGGGGCACCCTGAACTCTCCTCCACAGGGTCCAAGCGCGTAACGTCATTCATGCCTGCCGATTTCTCTATTTCCTCTGGCAGAACCCTGACTTTCTCACTGGGAAGGGGAATATATGCCACTTCCCTCACTAGGGAAATATTGAAAAAATTCTAG
- a CDS encoding TATA-box-binding protein, producing the protein MSEREKITIENIVASTSLAEHLDLSRIALALDGSEYEPEQFPGLIYRLQEPKTAVLIFRSGKVNCTGAKNLANVQLTIHTIIQRLKKAGIEVYDDPEIVVQNIVAVYDLEADLNLTDIAMSLGLENVEYEPEQFPGLVYRVEEPKVVLLLFGSGKVVCTGAKEESEIEQAVIKVKKELQKVGLI; encoded by the coding sequence ATGAGTGAGAGAGAAAAGATTACAATTGAAAATATTGTCGCATCAACTTCTCTGGCGGAGCATCTTGACCTCAGCAGGATTGCGCTTGCACTTGACGGATCTGAGTACGAACCAGAACAGTTTCCAGGATTAATTTACAGACTACAGGAACCAAAGACAGCGGTTCTCATATTTAGAAGCGGGAAAGTAAACTGCACGGGCGCAAAGAATCTGGCCAATGTTCAACTGACTATCCACACAATAATACAGAGGCTCAAGAAAGCTGGCATTGAGGTATATGATGATCCTGAGATAGTCGTGCAAAATATAGTGGCAGTTTACGATCTCGAGGCAGACCTTAACCTGACGGATATAGCAATGTCCCTCGGGCTTGAAAACGTCGAATATGAACCTGAGCAGTTCCCTGGCCTTGTGTACAGAGTTGAGGAGCCAAAGGTCGTCCTCCTTCTCTTCGGTTCCGGAAAGGTTGTCTGCACAGGCGCAAAGGAAGAGAGTGAGATTGAGCAGGCAGTCATCAAGGTAAAGAAGGAACTGCAAAAGGTTGGATTAATCTAG
- a CDS encoding metal-sulfur cluster assembly factor — MVTKEEILQELKVVSDPEIGMDIVNLGLVYDVQVNGDRVYIKMTMTAPTCPVTPWILAEAQRVVENIEGVEAADVELVWEPVWNPSMMSDEAREALNM; from the coding sequence ATGGTAACAAAGGAAGAGATACTGCAGGAGCTCAAGGTGGTATCTGATCCTGAGATAGGTATGGATATAGTTAATCTCGGACTTGTCTACGATGTTCAAGTAAACGGTGATCGTGTCTACATAAAAATGACCATGACTGCACCCACCTGCCCTGTTACTCCATGGATCCTGGCAGAAGCACAGAGAGTTGTCGAAAACATAGAGGGAGTTGAGGCGGCAGATGTTGAACTTGTCTGGGAACCGGTATGGAACCCAAGCATGATGTCTGATGAAGCCAGGGAAGCCCTGAATATGTAA
- a CDS encoding pantetheine-phosphate adenylyltransferase translates to MVTLVGGTFSRMHKGHKLLLKTAIGTGEKVIIGLTTDKYTAGNKEYKTPSFTRRMAILDAFMKKMTDNYEILPLDSRRGNADTVKEYDCIVVSKETERSAIDINTRRKRNGLLPMRIIVVPYVLADDLFPISSSRIHAGEINTGGHRISPVRISVTTENDLKADTVRDYLSSFMGKVTVRKYTEYTLPTQQPFGDDTARMATKRAIDGLYDFDYSIGIESGLLYDRINSTYIDVHMCAVVDRFSRITVGSSSGFQVPDNVVDLVKRGETESGAFSRLYVTPDIGKAGGIVGKISADRLTRKELIRESVRNAFVPRFSPDYYPELFSRL, encoded by the coding sequence ATGGTAACGCTTGTCGGTGGTACATTCAGCAGGATGCATAAAGGTCATAAGCTTCTTCTTAAAACTGCTATAGGGACTGGGGAAAAGGTCATTATCGGTCTCACCACGGATAAATACACTGCCGGAAATAAGGAGTACAAAACACCTTCGTTTACAAGACGCATGGCTATCCTTGATGCCTTTATGAAAAAAATGACAGACAACTACGAGATTCTGCCGCTAGATTCGAGGAGAGGCAACGCGGATACAGTTAAGGAATACGATTGTATCGTAGTGTCGAAAGAGACAGAGAGATCCGCGATTGATATAAATACCCGAAGAAAGAGAAACGGTCTATTGCCAATGAGGATAATTGTGGTCCCCTATGTTCTCGCCGATGATCTTTTTCCAATCAGTTCTTCGCGAATTCATGCAGGGGAGATTAATACTGGAGGCCATAGAATTTCCCCCGTCAGGATATCGGTGACCACTGAAAACGATCTAAAAGCAGATACTGTGAGGGATTACCTTTCCTCCTTTATGGGTAAAGTCACTGTCAGAAAATACACGGAATATACATTGCCGACGCAACAGCCCTTTGGTGATGATACTGCAAGAATGGCGACTAAGCGCGCAATAGATGGATTATACGATTTTGATTACTCCATTGGTATTGAATCCGGTCTTCTATATGACAGGATAAACTCGACCTACATCGACGTGCACATGTGTGCGGTAGTTGACAGATTCAGCCGAATCACTGTTGGATCAAGCAGCGGTTTCCAGGTTCCTGACAACGTGGTTGATCTGGTCAAACGCGGAGAGACAGAATCCGGAGCTTTTTCCAGACTTTACGTAACGCCAGACATTGGAAAAGCCGGAGGTATTGTGGGAAAGATATCCGCAGACAGGCTGACTAGGAAAGAGCTTATCAGAGAGAGTGTGAGAAATGCTTTTGTACCGAGATTCTCCCCGGACTATTACCCTGAATTATTTTCTCGACTGTGA
- a CDS encoding PLP-dependent aminotransferase family protein, translating into MICIIVYILQEGMFIRALAISGLIIMDFRFSEIVKYMKPSEIRELLKYASSPDLISLGGGMPNPETFPIAEIQEITDDVLKNFGKYALQYGNTGGLNELRTEIKKLVKTTENIDSDEKGIIVTSGSQQALYALGKVLVTPGEVAITEAPTYVGAISAFNANGVDMHGIPMDENGMRIDILEKEVKSLKAKGIRPKFIYTIPNFQNPAGYTMSLDRRKRLIEISNEYGIPIIEDNPYGELRYRGEKIPSVKSLDKDGNVTYLGTFSKVMCPGLRLGYTISPIEIYEKLNLLKQALDLSTSTFSQYIAYEYVKRGIIFKQVPKTVKLYRRKLDVMLKALDEYFPEGSTWSKPDGGMFVWATVSENIDTTAMVAKAIKNNVAYVSGSGFYPKGEKKNNMRLNFTYPEDEQIRVAIERLARVIREEESLVEAK; encoded by the coding sequence ATGATCTGCATAATTGTATATATTCTACAGGAAGGTATGTTTATTAGAGCATTGGCAATATCCGGATTGATAATCATGGATTTCAGATTTTCTGAGATTGTCAAATACATGAAACCCTCAGAGATAAGAGAACTTTTGAAGTACGCGTCATCGCCTGATCTTATTTCACTGGGCGGAGGAATGCCAAACCCCGAAACGTTTCCAATTGCTGAAATACAAGAAATCACTGATGATGTTTTGAAGAACTTCGGGAAATACGCCCTGCAGTATGGAAATACCGGCGGCCTGAATGAACTGAGGACGGAGATAAAAAAACTGGTAAAGACCACCGAGAACATCGATTCGGATGAGAAAGGTATCATTGTAACTTCAGGATCACAGCAGGCTCTGTATGCCCTTGGAAAGGTGCTTGTTACGCCTGGAGAGGTCGCTATAACTGAGGCCCCTACCTACGTCGGGGCGATATCTGCATTTAACGCAAACGGTGTGGACATGCATGGGATACCTATGGATGAAAACGGGATGAGGATAGATATTCTGGAAAAGGAAGTCAAGAGCCTCAAAGCCAAAGGAATCAGACCAAAATTCATCTACACGATCCCGAACTTCCAGAACCCTGCCGGGTACACGATGTCCCTGGACAGGAGAAAGAGACTGATCGAGATTTCCAATGAATACGGCATCCCCATAATAGAAGATAACCCTTATGGCGAACTAAGATACAGGGGTGAGAAAATTCCTAGCGTCAAAAGCCTGGACAAAGACGGAAATGTGACCTACCTCGGCACGTTCTCCAAGGTTATGTGCCCTGGGCTCAGGCTTGGATACACGATCTCACCTATCGAGATATACGAAAAATTGAACCTCCTGAAGCAGGCCCTTGATCTTTCCACAAGCACTTTCTCGCAGTACATTGCATACGAGTACGTAAAACGTGGGATAATATTTAAGCAGGTACCAAAGACTGTGAAACTTTACAGGCGAAAACTTGACGTTATGCTCAAGGCGCTTGACGAATACTTTCCGGAGGGATCAACCTGGTCCAAACCGGATGGTGGAATGTTTGTGTGGGCTACGGTAAGCGAGAACATAGATACAACGGCCATGGTAGCGAAAGCAATAAAGAACAACGTTGCATACGTGAGTGGCTCAGGATTCTACCCCAAGGGAGAGAAGAAAAACAACATGAGGCTGAACTTCACATATCCTGAGGATGAACAGATAAGGGTTGCAATAGAAAGGCTGGCCAGAGTAATACGTGAAGAAGAAAGCCTCGTAGAAGCAAAATAA
- the endA gene encoding tRNA-intron lyase: MPKAVCSPLTFKINMNRSATYINSRYGVGKILHDSLFLEPYEALFLYFTGRIVPENSRFDDTKQIIETYITDRDDFDLFRAYLYLKSKGMIVRKDSDRLLIRRKSGKAPSVSVHVKNESSRITFRELVCTAPTLYLTIDDEGDITLFRTSLADPVGEVAMTWPGAEEIFEAGGRFYLNNPAERTWLGSGFGEKRILTDMEARFILKQGKNDIPGSLETAYVVYEDLVKRNLIVKTGFKYGANFRAYRKSMSDHAEFLIHVIEDSDQWYKISRAVRISHGVRKSMIFAGIGDGKVQYVMVSRTLEFFDSD; encoded by the coding sequence ATGCCTAAGGCAGTCTGCAGTCCTCTCACGTTCAAGATAAATATGAACCGGAGTGCTACTTATATCAACAGCAGGTACGGCGTTGGCAAGATTCTCCACGATTCTCTCTTTCTGGAACCATATGAGGCATTATTCCTCTATTTCACGGGCAGAATAGTTCCTGAGAATTCTCGCTTTGACGACACCAAACAGATAATCGAGACCTATATAACGGATCGGGATGATTTTGATCTCTTCAGGGCATACCTTTATCTTAAATCAAAGGGCATGATCGTACGGAAGGATTCTGATCGGTTACTGATAAGGAGGAAGAGCGGAAAAGCTCCTTCGGTCTCAGTACATGTAAAGAATGAAAGCTCAAGGATTACGTTTCGCGAACTTGTTTGCACTGCCCCAACTCTTTACCTGACAATCGATGACGAGGGCGACATCACTCTTTTCAGAACTAGCTTGGCAGATCCTGTGGGAGAGGTCGCCATGACATGGCCTGGTGCTGAAGAAATATTTGAAGCGGGTGGCAGGTTTTATCTGAATAATCCAGCAGAACGTACATGGCTGGGATCCGGGTTTGGAGAAAAGCGAATCCTTACCGACATGGAGGCTAGATTCATCCTGAAACAGGGGAAGAATGATATCCCGGGATCGTTAGAAACGGCATATGTTGTATACGAGGATCTGGTTAAGAGAAACCTGATAGTAAAAACTGGGTTTAAGTATGGGGCAAATTTTCGGGCATACCGGAAGAGTATGTCAGATCACGCCGAATTCCTTATCCATGTCATAGAAGACAGCGATCAGTGGTACAAGATCAGCCGTGCAGTCAGAATTTCTCACGGCGTCAGGAAATCAATGATCTTCGCAGGTATTGGAGACGGAAAGGTGCAGTACGTAATGGTGTCAAGAACCCTTGAATTCTTTGATTCGGATTAA
- the rpsB gene encoding 30S ribosomal protein S2 encodes MNSEELLIPEEEYQKSGVHIGTQVKSNDMKNYIFKIRDDGLYILNIKMTNSVLITAGKMLARFNPSDILVVAQRQYAFRPVSKFSEVVKSSSIIGRFIPGTLTNPQLDSYKEAKVIIATDPLADTQAVKEAKKIGVPIIALCDANNKTDFVDLVIPTNNKGRRSLAVIYWLLAREILKNRGEISTYADFKYTIDDFEAQI; translated from the coding sequence ATGAATTCAGAAGAGTTGTTGATTCCAGAAGAGGAATACCAGAAATCGGGAGTCCACATAGGGACCCAGGTAAAATCCAACGATATGAAGAATTACATTTTCAAGATCAGAGACGACGGGCTTTATATACTGAATATAAAGATGACAAACAGCGTCCTGATCACCGCTGGCAAGATGCTGGCCAGGTTTAACCCTTCTGACATTCTAGTCGTAGCGCAGAGACAGTATGCGTTCAGGCCGGTTTCAAAGTTCTCAGAAGTCGTGAAATCATCGAGTATAATTGGAAGATTCATCCCTGGAACCCTTACAAACCCCCAGCTAGACAGCTACAAGGAAGCAAAGGTCATCATAGCGACAGACCCGCTTGCGGACACACAGGCAGTAAAGGAGGCAAAGAAAATAGGCGTACCTATTATAGCCCTGTGCGACGCGAACAACAAAACAGATTTTGTTGACCTCGTAATCCCGACGAACAACAAGGGAAGGAGATCGCTTGCAGTAATTTACTGGCTTCTGGCGAGGGAGATCCTGAAAAATAGAGGAGAGATATCAACTTACGCAGACTTCAAATATACCATAGATGACTTCGAAGCACAGATCTGA